CTCCCTCTGAGCCCGAGGGGATCCCCCCGGCTCAGCCACCGCTGCTGGGATCCGCGGGGCCCATAAAAGGCGGCCCACGGGGATCGCGGCCCGGCGCCCTGCCCAGGGCCCGAAACCCGCCGCGGCGCCGAGCCAGGGCACCGGGGCCGAGAATGAGGGTCTCCCCTTCCTCGGCAGCCCCGTCCTCCCCCGGCCACGAACTTTAGGACAAAACGCCCCTCCCGCCCCCTGCGACGGCGCCCTTTGTCTGGGTCCCCTCTGCCGCCCGGTACCTGCCGCTCCGCTCGCTCACGGCTTTGCGTGGGTACCGGGGCGCACCGTGTCCCCCACGCCACGGCGCACCGGGAGGCGCCTGGTGACAGCGGCTCCTTTACCCAAACAAAtggcccggcgctgccctgcgcgcACCGAGCGCAGCCGCGCTGACTTTATAAGGCAGAGcagggtggcttttttttttttttttttcctgggggggggggaaggttgggGTAGAAACTCCTTTTTTCGCGTATGCCTCTCTGCTGTCATTCACTCGGCTCCTTTCAGCATCCAGCCAATGGAGAGTGAGGGCCTGGGAGAAGCAGGCCTTGGGTAGCGTGATTGATGGGCAAACAGGCCGGCGGGGCGCTCGCACTCACAcacggccgcggccgcgctgcgctgcgctgcgctccgcggggctcccggctcgcctccgcccgccgcgggcactgGCTGGCGGCGGCACCTGCGTGTGCGTGGCTGTAGTGTCGCGGGTGAGCGTGTCCCGGCTGTGCTTGGTGCTGTTGTGACTGGGGGTGGGTGGCGGTTGTGTCCTGGGGCTGTTgtgcttcggggggggggggggaaggaagcgtGAAGGCATTGTGTCGCGCGTGGTTGTGTTACGCCTTAGGGGGGGTGCGAGCGTGGGTTGAGTGTTTGGTTCGTGTGCCTCGGGCGTGCGTGACTCTGTTGTGTCTCGGCGCTGAGCGTGTAGATGGTGTGCCTGGGTCGTGCGTGGCTCCGTCGTGCCTCGGGGCTGACTATATAGTTGGTGTGCCTGGGTCGTGCGTGGCTTGGAGCGGAGGGTACGGCTGCTGCGTCCCGGCGCCTGGCAGCCACCGTGCGCGGCTCGCTCGGTGCCGTCACGCTTGAGCGTGGCCCagcggccggggctcggcgcggcggggTGCCGTGCCCGGGAACAGCATGGATCACATAGGGGCTCACCACCTGCACCAAGGCCAGGCCGAGCCCATCAGCTTCGGCATCGACCAGATCCTCAACACGTCGGAGCCGGGCAGCTGCATGGTGTCGCACCCGCGGCTGCAGGACTCGGCGGAGTACGGCCTGGGCTGCATCGTGGGCAGCGCCTACAACACCGTGACCGGCAGCtacggggcgagcggcggcgcggccggcgcctATAACGGCACCTCCTGCAGCATGGGCGCCCTGCCCGGCTCCTACAACGTGAACATGGCGGTGAGCATGAACGGCAACACCTTGAGCTCGGCCGGGGGGGTGATCCGCGTCCCGGCCCACCGCCCCGTGGCCGGGGGCGTgcaccagcccctctccgccgccgccgtgccggcgGTGAACGGCATGAACAGTCTCACGGGACTCACCTTCCCCTGGATGGAGAGCAACAGGCGGTACACGAAAGACAGGTTCACAGGTGAGTCGGGgcgcccagacccccccccgtccctccctgctccctttctccccgccgcagcccccgatGGGGAGCGCCGGACCCCGCCGGCGCCTGCCTGCCGCCCCGGGCTCTCTCCGCAAGCGCGGCCCGCAGGAGGCCAGAAGcattaaagggaagaaaatcgGGCGCATCCAGTCGCTGCTGGTTGcgggtttgtttttgttgttttctttccccGCGGCGGCAGCTGGATGCGGCCCGGGAAAGGCGGGCACGGAGGAAACGGGACGGAAAACTCCCACCACTCCGGCGCGCTCCCGGGCACGGCTCGCCCGCTCTTCACCTAAGGAAAACCCGTGGCAAAGTTTACCCTTAAATATAGGGATGTTTTTAGGCACAGCCTGGCCCGGGAGCGGCCGGCCCGTCTCCGGGAGCTTTTACGGCTGTTTTTCCCGTGCATCCCCTTGTCCCCGGTTCCCCGCTGCGGGTTTCAGCTCAGGCTTTCCCTCCGCCAAAAAGGACTTTTTGCAGCTCCAGTGCCTTTACGCAGTCCCGAGCCGGGCTCAGCCTGGAGCCGCTTTCCGGACCCGCCGTCTTTTCCAGGTGCATCTGGGTTTGTCTTTCGGTGCTAACAAAGCTCAGATGGCGAAGTTAAAAAGGCAACGAAATCTTAACAGGGAGAAATCAATCCCCTCCTCCGGCAGCGCCCGAATCGGCTCCTCTTCTCGGCGGCGGAAAGCCGAGGCCGATTTTTGCAAGTTCAGGTTTAATTTCGATCCGGTCGCAATTGGCTCAGACAGCGACCGAGGGCGTAAAAATGGGCCGCTTCCCAGGAAGGCATCgagctcccccccaccccccgccccgagtACCTCCTCGGCCGAGAggcacaaagaaatacagcgagtttttccgatttttttttttttaattcgggaaaagggggggaaaaaaggccgcAAACCGAAAAAAACAACTCTTTCCAGCCCAGGAAGTTATTTCCCGGGCTGGAAACGTTTGGGTGGCGACTATTGcccctgcaaaagaaaaattaaaacgaTTCTCCTTTGCAAAAAGCACGGAGGTGTTTCAGCTCGAGCGCTGCAAGCCAGCAGGCCCGGGAGGCGCCGGGACCGGCCCGGCTTTGCCGGTCGGGggcgagggcgggcggcggcggcagctccggccgcggcggggcaaAGCCGAGCCCGGCCCGCTGCGGCCCGGAGCCAGCAACGATATTGTAGCGGTGTCCCGGGAAGGGACCGAGGTGGCTGCTGATTTGCAACGGGCACCgtccgccccgcgcccgccgcaaagctccctgctctgccgcgcttcctctttgctttttcgTTTCTTTACCGAAGCGTCTTGAAATCTCTCTTGCTTAGGGCCTCTTATTTTTCCAGGCCTTGGGGCTGCGCCGCCGGGCCCAGCTCCGGGTgcggcccttccccagcccctttcTCCCGGTGCAAAGCGGGGAAAGAGCTGACTCCCGGCCGCCGGGCACGGCAAAGCCCAGCGGTGCCCGGCGGCTTCCGCGGGACGCCGGCCTGCTCGGGGCGCCCTTTCCCGGGTCTCGGCGGGACCGCGGGGCCCCAGCCGGCGCCGGGAGGGCCAGAGCGGGCCCGGCGCTGCCTCTTGCTCCGGGGGCACCCGGGTAAGGGGGCAGGGGAAGGCCGCCGGGACGCCCGCGGAGCGTCCCTGCACTTCGCGGCCCGCGCCTAGCTCTGCCGCGGCCCCTCGCAGAGGTTGCGTGGGTTTCCACGCGGGGAAAGTGGCGGCTTTGCAGCGGGAGGGATCCCCAGCCCAGCGCCCCGGGAGCCAGACCCCTCTGCTGATATGTTACTGCTTGCTTCTTTGCCTCTCATCccccctcccgtgtcccccccagtgGCCCTCTCACCCTTCACTGTAACACGCCGTATAGGTCACCCCTACCAGAACCGCACACCCCCCAAGAAGAAGAAGCCTCGCACATCCTTCACCCGCCTGCAGATCTGCGAGCTGGAGAAACGCTTCCACCGGCAGAAGTACCTGGCCTCAGCCGAGCGTgctgccctggccaaggccctCAAGATGACGGACGCCCAGGTGAAGACCTGGTTCCAGAACCGGCGCACCAAGTGGAGGTGAGGGATTGGGGGGCCGGCGGAGCAGGCTTGGGGTTTTTGTATGAGTGTGTGcctgcatgcgtgtgcatgggtGCAGGGAGCTGGGCGTGACTATGTGTGTGTGGTGTTAGTATGCAGGCCGTGTGTGCATGGCTTGTGTGTGCCTACCTCCgggtgtgtgcacgcatgcaggAAAATGTGCGTGTGAATGTGCACAGTGTGCCTGAATGTGTTTGTGTGCAGGCTGTGTgtttgtgcctgtgggtgtgcaCACATGCAGTGTGCATGTGTGAGCACACAATGTCTGTGTATATGTGTGGGTGTGACTGCATGCTAGATGTGTGTACATGAATATGTGTGCAGTGTGCATGCAGCGTGCATTCAGTGTGTGTGAATTCGGGGTGAGTGCATGGGTGTGCATGCAAGCAGTGTGGAtgagtgtgtgcatatgcatgtgtgtgtgtatgcatgagTGTATTGGCAGCAGGCCTGCAATGTGTGTACAGTGGGTGTGCGGggttcctctgtgtgtgtgcagagggcTATACAAGAGGTATGGGAGCTGCATGCCATCAGGGGTCCCAGGTTCCCAGGGTTGTAGTGGCCCCCATGCTTTCCCGTATGGGGGCAATGGGTGGGGGGCTGCACCCAGCAGGGGCTGCTGTGGGTGCATGACCCCAGCCTGGAGTGGAGCAGTGCAGGGGGCACTGCAACGATTATCTGGCGGAGCCGTGCTGCCGGACTCCTGCTCTGTGAGCTTGGAGGTGGTGGGACTGGCTGGGGCtgtcccagggctggggctgtctTGGGCAGCTGCGTGTAGCCATGGGACTTGTCAGTGCCAGAAGTGATcggagagcagggagagaggcagcctgggcCAGATCCTGCACCATACTGGGGCATCAGACCCTGAGTAACACTCTGCTTTTCAACCCTGTGGCAtttatttctccttcttgcaaaaatgctttttttttctgctcctggaCGTGAGGGTAAaggcaggaaggagagaaagaggaggccAGGCTCACGCGGAGGCTCCTGCGCTCTGTCGCTGCGTCTGCCTCCCCCCACCGAGTGCAGCTCCATGAGGCGTCCCCGTAGAGGCACCCCCAGCACTGGGAGCATCCCTAGCCCTGTCCTGGGGACAGACACATTGTGGAGGGAGACCAGGACAAGGGGCACCTTCCttagcaggccagagaagggtgCTAAGCACTGGCTTTGCACAGGCTGGCAGTTGTGAGAGGCaccttctgcttttccttggtGGGAGCTCGCTGGATGGGGCATG
The sequence above is drawn from the Struthio camelus isolate bStrCam1 chromosome 7, bStrCam1.hap1, whole genome shotgun sequence genome and encodes:
- the TLX1 gene encoding T-cell leukemia homeobox protein 1 isoform X1; translated protein: MDHIGAHHLHQGQAEPISFGIDQILNTSEPGSCMVSHPRLQDSAEYGLGCIVGSAYNTVTGSYGASGGAAGAYNGTSCSMGALPGSYNVNMAVSMNGNTLSSAGGVIRVPAHRPVAGGVHQPLSAAAVPAVNGMNSLTGLTFPWMESNRRYTKDRFTVALSPFTVTRRIGHPYQNRTPPKKKKPRTSFTRLQICELEKRFHRQKYLASAERAALAKALKMTDAQVKTWFQNRRTKWRRQTAEEREAERQQANRILMQLQQEAFQKTINQPIQADPICVHNSSLFALQNLQPWSDDSTKITSVTTVASACE
- the TLX1 gene encoding T-cell leukemia homeobox protein 1 isoform X2, giving the protein MDHIGAHHLHQGQAEPISFGIDQILNTSEPGSCMVSHPRLQDSAEYGLGCIVGSAYNTVTGSYGASGGAAGAYNGTSCSMGALPGSYNVNMAVSMNGNTLSSAGGVIRVPAHRPVAGGVHQPLSAAAVPAVNGMNSLTGLTFPWMESNRRYTKDRFTGHPYQNRTPPKKKKPRTSFTRLQICELEKRFHRQKYLASAERAALAKALKMTDAQVKTWFQNRRTKWRRQTAEEREAERQQANRILMQLQQEAFQKTINQPIQADPICVHNSSLFALQNLQPWSDDSTKITSVTTVASACE